In Porites lutea chromosome 9, jaPorLute2.1, whole genome shotgun sequence, a single window of DNA contains:
- the LOC140947439 gene encoding uncharacterized protein, giving the protein MQSPFEVLEWNSASKEQDLLIDQLFGDTCTSNRFQPNGDHEGSEFLHINVSKKGKRKALINDEDTEKAKKKKKEKRERNKFKRDLKLTSQLEQNGLEDEESKLTDHTDKSVKKSEGKPKGKRVKNKFKRDQQCNSQLLKCKSQQYGSVIDESIDESKSFNSGKEVEENTGFSNKDKTKQVASIDSALLSSADAKAKMLRSSSCEPVEHKRKKDKKKRKKDKRISDHASTNDDCDVSNMEQTEANHIHIGRPQTNNDEKDYSKTKLDSIWITKNQINIDQEVASPSFPNNKSSLHEKMSKQLESSRFRWINEQLYTTTGDEAAAMFSKDPGLFDVYHRGFTNQVKLWPVNPVDKIIQWLRKRPSSQVVADFGCGEALIAQSITNKVYSFDLIAKNKFVTACNMAKVPLNPSSVDVAVFCLSLMGTNLVDFLKEAHRVLKPGGVLKIAEVTSRIKDKAQFTKSLSRLGFKLESEDTSNKMFVLFDYIKDKEVVKATPLHKLGGLKLNPCIYKKR; this is encoded by the exons ATGCAAAGTCCATTCGAAGTATTAGAGTGGAATAGTGCATCCAAGGAGCAGGATTTACTTATCGATCAACTGTTTGGCGATACCTGTACCAGCAACCGTTTTCAGCCCAACGGTGATCATGAAGGGAGCGAGTTTTTACACATAAATGtatcaaagaaaggaaaaagaaaagcattGATTAACGACGAAGATACAGAAAAagcgaagaagaaaaagaaagagaaaagagaaaggaataaaTTCAAAAGAGATCTAAAACTGACTTCTCAACTCGAACAAAATGGATTGGAAGACGAAGAAAGTAAGCTTACTGATCATACTGACAAGAGTGTGAAGAAATCAGAAGGGAAACCGAAGGGGAAAAGAGTaaagaataaatttaaaagagaTCAGCAGTGTAACTCTCAACTTTTAAAATGCAAAAGCCAACAATATGGGTCCGTCATTGATGAATCCATTGATGAAAGCAAGAGCTTCAATTCTGGAAAGGAAGTCGAAGAGAATACTGGCTTTAGCAataaagataaaacaaaacaggttGCAAGCATTGATTCTGCATTGCTTTCAAGTGCAGATGCTAAAGCTAAGATGTTAAGATCTAGCAGCTGTGAACCTGTTGagcataaaagaaaaaaggacaagaaaaaaaggaagaaagacaAAAGAATTAGTGATCATGCCTCTACAAATGATGATTGCGATGTTTCAAACATGGAACAAACAGAAGCAAATCATATACACATAGGAAGGCCTCAAACCAATAACGATGAAAAGGattattcaaaaacaaaattggaCAGCATTTGGATCACAAAAAACCAAATTAACATAGATCAAGAGGTGGCAAGTCCATCTTTTCCCAACAATAAATCAAGTCTTCATGAGAAGATGTCAAAGCAGTTGGAATCTTCAAGGTTTAGGTGGATTAATGAACAGTTATACACCACAACTGGAGATGAAGCAGCAGCTATGTTTTCAAAGGACCCTGGCCTATTTGATGTTTATCACCGAGGTTTCACCAATCAAGTCAAACTGTGGCCAGTGAATCCTGTTGATAAGATTATACAGTGGTTAAGGAAAAG ACCATCCTCTCAAGTGGTTGCAGATTTTGGTTGTGGAGAAGCATTGATCGCCCAAAGCATCACAAACAAAGTTTATTCATTTGATCTTATAGCCAAGAATAAATTTGTTACAGCTTGCAACATGGCTAAG GTCCCCTTGAATCCTTCAAGTGTAGATGTTGCTGTGTTTTGTCTTTCTCTCATGGGAACAAACCTTGTTGATTTCTTGAAAGAGGCCCACAGAGTCCTCAAACCAGG GGGTGTTCTGAAAATTGCTGAAGTGACCAGTCGGATAAAAGACAAAGCACAGTTCACCAAATCTCTCTCAAGATTGGGATTTAAACTTGAAAGTGAG GACACTTCTAACAAGATGTTTGTACTGTTTGACTACATCAAAGATAAAGAAGTGGTGAAGGCCACTCCATTGCACAAGCTGGGAGGGCTGAAGCTGAACCCATGTATTTACAAAAAACGTTAA
- the LOC140947903 gene encoding tripeptidyl-peptidase 1-like, with the protein MLMLIYLTFLSLGFCNTRTEEYVILEKSHDVKAWKVQGWEKLERLPPSEEIFLNFALKQSNLKTLERVFWEVSDPRSKEYGKHLSLSKLTQLIAPSEKTISNVQAWLRSHGVQSSDCNTIFTKDFMTCRMSCESAEAMLVGAKFHRFKHAQISKPVIRSLQHYCIPKSISQHVDFVGSVLHFPVVKGQTSSKGFHREFLDNILNKDLICTGVYPIVLRERYNVSDVVGTHPHNRQSIASFLGEYYSPADLRKFFDIFGGSFKRLEKVTKVIGPNNGPPGSEASLDIQYIMSLGAMVPTWFWSTAGRHESKEPFLEWLTDISNRSEVPWVHSVSYADFEDSLDVAYMNRMNVEFQKAGIRGLTFLFASGDYGAACKNSKFRPMFPSSSPYVTAVGGTGFNHPLFGEYGHEISGGGFSNLFARPSYQNEVVEKYLKSGPHIPPTSYFNPNGRGYPDISAVCHEFWIVRSMHVETESGTSASTPTVAGIISLLNDARLQNNKSTLGFLNPFLYQNSATMYDVTAGHNEGCLPGDIGFYASTGWDPVTGCGTPNFPAMVNTAVNKW; encoded by the coding sequence ATGTTAATGTTAATTTATCTTACCTTTCTCAGTCTTGGCTTCTGTAATACACGAACCGAAGAGTACGTCATCCTGGAAAAGAGCCATGATGTCAAAGCATGGAAAGTGCAAGGCTGGGAAAAGCTTGAGCGACTGCCACCGTCggaagaaatatttttgaacTTTGCCCTAAAGCAAAGTAACTTAAAAACTTTGGAACGTGTCTTCTGGGAAGTCTCTGATCCAAGATCTAAGGAGTATGGAAAGCACCTCTCCTTGTCCAAACTAACGCAGTTGATAGCCCCATCAGAAAAGACGATTTCAAACGTCCAGGCGTGGCTTAGAAGTCATGGTGTCCAATCGAGTGACTGCAACACTATCTTCACGAAAGATTTCATGACTTGCCGAATGTCCTGCGAATCTGCTGAAGCGATGCTTGTTGGTGCTAAATTCCACCGTTTTAAGCACGCCCAAATTTCGAAGCCTGTTATTCGATCTCTCCAACACTATTGTATTCCTAAGAGTATTTCCCAGCATGTAGACTTTGTGGGCAGCGTGCTGCACTTTCCAGTTGTAAAAGGCCAAACGTCGTCTAAAGGTTTTCATCGCGAATTTTTAGACAACATATTAAATAAGGATCTCATCTGTACGGGGGTCTATCCTATTGTTTTACGGGAGCGCTATAATGTGTCTGATGTTGTTGGAACCCATCCTCACAACCGCCAGTCAATAGCATCGTTTCTGGGAGAATATTATAGTCCTGCAGATTTAAGAAAATTCTTTGACATATTTGGTGGTTCCTTCAAACGCCTAGAAAAAGTTACGAAAGTCATTGGTCCAAACAATGGACCCCCTGGTTCAGAAGCAAGCCTGGACATCCAGTATATCATGAGTCTTGGTGCCATGGTACCAACCTGGTTCTGGAGCACTGCTGGTCGCCATGAATCAAAAGAACCCTTTTTAGAGTGGCTTACGGATATAAGCAATCGTTCTGAGGTCCCATGGGTGCATAGTGTTAGCTACGCTGACTTTGAGGACTCACTTGATGTAGCATACATGAACAGGATGAATGTAGAGTTCCAGAAAGCTGGTATAAGGGGGCTTACATTCTTATTTGCCAGTGGTGACTATGGGGCCGCttgcaaaaattcaaaatttcggCCCATGTTCCCGTCTTCATCCCCATACGTCACCGCCGTTGGAGGTACAGGATTCAATCATCCCCTGTTTGGTGAATATGGTCATGAAATTAGTGGTGGAGGATTCAGTAATTTATTTGCGCGTCCTTCGTACcaaaatgaagttgttgaaaaGTACCTGAAGTCAGGGCCTCATATCCCACCCACATCGTACTTCAACCCAAATGGCCGTGGATATCCTGACATATCCGCTGTGTGTCATGAATTCTGGATCGTGAGAAGTATGCACGTTGAAACTGAGTCTGGTACTTCGGCTTCTACTCCAACAGTGGCTGGCATCATTTCATTGCTAAATGATGCACGGTTACAAAATAACAAGTCTACACTGGGATTCTTGAACCCCTTTCTGTACCAGAATTCTGCGACCATGTATGATGTTACTGCTGGACACAATGAAGGATGTCTACCTGGGGATATTGGGTTTTATGCTAGCACTGGCTGGGATCCAGTGACTGGCTGTGGTACTCCAAACTTTCCAGCAATGGTGAATACAGCTGTTAATAAGTGGTAA